A single region of the Lycium barbarum isolate Lr01 chromosome 2, ASM1917538v2, whole genome shotgun sequence genome encodes:
- the LOC132628991 gene encoding uncharacterized protein LOC132628991 → MYFDGAAQLDEAGAGVVFVTPQGEVLPYSFTLTQCCSNNVAEYQALILGHEMAVDMKQLQLQVFGDSQLVINQLLGSYEVKKPELLPYYSYAQKLIGWLGDVTLQYVLRRENKKADALAALASALTLPDQTQVTICKKWVVPPPNEDEGAENEIEHLVVVSEAAKEDWR, encoded by the coding sequence ATGTACTTTGATGGTGCTGCACAACTTGATGAGGCTGGTGCTGGTGTGGTGTTTGTTACTCCGCAAGGAGAAGTTCTACCATACTCCTTTACTTTGACACAATGTTGCTCCAACAATGTCGCTGAATATCAGGCACTAATACTTGGACATGAAATGGCCGTCGACATGAAGCAGTTGCAGTTGCAAGTCTTTGGTGACTCTCAGTTGGTGATCAATCAACTCTTGGGAAGCTATGAAGTCAAGAAGCCCGAATTACTCCCCTATTATAGTTATGCTCAGAAGTTGATAGGATGGCTTGGTGACGTGACTCTTCAGTATGTTCTTAGAAGGGAAAATAAAAAAGCCGATGCTTTAGCTGCTCTAGCTTCAGCGCTCACTCTGCCAGATCAAACACAAGTGACTATCTGTAAAAAATGGGTAGTACCTCCGCCAAATGAGGATGAAGGCGCGGAAAATGAGATTGAACATCTCGTAGTTGTTTCTGAGGCTGCGAAGGAAGACTGGCGATAA